CAGAACCTTTAGAACCCAACTTGATCATAACGCACTTATTCACTTTTATCGCCAGTGTTTAAACCTAAACGACATAAACAAATTTTCTGCTTACCTATCATCATTAATGCAAAGCTGGGAACTTGATTACATTGCCCGATTAAAACTGACTGATGGTACCGAGTATCATTTTAAAAACAATGATGAAGCGATATGTGATATGGAACTCGAACTCTTCAATGATTTAGAGGTCAACAGTGCTAACGTGCAATCTTTTGGGCAATCTACCTTTTTTAAATATCATCAGGCTGAGTTGATTGTCAAAAACATGCCAACTGACAGTTATAACAAAGGATCATTAATTGATATTTTTCACTACGTTGTTGAAGCAATTGATATTAGGCTTAATGAAATTGCAAAACTGCAGCATATGGATTCAATAGTTCAAGAAATAAAAGAACACATAAACGAGCGACAAGACGACAAAAGTCTCGCTCTAGTTAATGAATTAGTTGATGACTTAGCAGCTATTACATCGGAAAAAGATTTAAGTGATGACAATGATGATATGGTGTTCTTCTAAAGCAACTAAAAATACCGAGTGCTATTATACTCTTAGCTTCAAATAAATAACTAACCTCCAGGTGCACTGAACTTGACAAGCATCTCAGATACTTAGTTTAACAAACTAACACCAACTTAAAGTTATTCTGGAGTCTCTCTTACTTATTTTAACCGTCGACAATAATAAAAAGCCCATTTAAAAACTCTAAACTTCTGGCTTAATTAGAAAAATTAAATATAAAAGTTGGGTTACATCAATTTTTGTGAAAAATGTTCGATTATACATTCGGGTATTCTGGAAAAGAATGCCCGAATGATAATGGTAAGAGCTTTACTTTAAATCAATTGAGCTCACACGATATGCGCCATTTGCAATACTTTCATGCTCTGAGCCCACCCATACCAAAGTTTTACTTACCATTGCTGTAATAGCAATTGAAAGAGCTGCTTTGTCTATATCACTAGCTGAACCGATCCAGAACAATTTGCAGTCAGTGCTACTGTTTTCAGAACAGACGTTTAATGTAACAAAGTTATACTTATTATCTGTTTTAATGTTCTTAATGTACCCTTGCTTTGATTGGTACGCATTTGCACTGTTTGCAAAAAGTGTAAAGCTTAAAGTTAAAAATAAAATAGCTGACTTAATCATTATAAATCCATAGAATTAAACACAATTAAAATATAATTCATTTCACAATCATTGTAAAGAAGTAAAAATTAAAGTTTAATTAAACAAAACCCAACTCGATTAACAATAAACCATCTAGAAAACCACCTAAAAACCAGAGTAAAATCAAAAAAACCCATAAAAATATTTTACCTATATAATAAAAGAAAAAAATTTTATATTTCACAAACCTCTATTACATTTAAAAAACCCAATTTAATTCCGGTTATGTTACTTGATATTTATCTCGCCTATAGATTCATACAAATTTAATAAAACAACTAGTTTTATTAAGCAGCCTTGATATGACTCGACACCGTTATTGAGAACAGTTATCATTACACCAATTTACATCAAAATCTTGATGCCTATAGCTCACTGGAAATAACTCAATGACTCAAAAGCCTCTTGCAATACGCTTTCTTATTTTTATATCTCTGTTGACTATGCAGGGATGTGTA
This genomic window from Pseudoalteromonas luteoviolacea contains:
- a CDS encoding response regulator, coding for MSGTTIAFAVLLLILINQSFIQSDHKLKTMKKFSVLLVEDNQVYASLVQLLGGDRAEFTWCNNLEAANKALDSQQFDIYLLDLYLPDGDSIEFCRRINTPKKEDTITVFLSGETDLEWRLRAFEAGAENYIQKDIGKEVLKIKLDSLLDYQAKRLLALKHAKKDSQIQTDRTFRTQLDHNALIHFYRQCLNLNDINKFSAYLSSLMQSWELDYIARLKLTDGTEYHFKNNDEAICDMELELFNDLEVNSANVQSFGQSTFFKYHQAELIVKNMPTDSYNKGSLIDIFHYVVEAIDIRLNEIAKLQHMDSIVQEIKEHINERQDDKSLALVNELVDDLAAITSEKDLSDDNDDMVFF